From a region of the Coprococcus comes ATCC 27758 genome:
- a CDS encoding tRNA pseudouridine synthase A, whose amino-acid sequence MTTIKLTIEYDGSRYPGFSTKKKSTSIESKLTLAIRDVTGQSTQLFAAVKTEPGVHAAHQIVSFQLEKESFSDNTELLKMKLNAALPADIAVTSLEIADERFVASLAVKSCTYTCRIATDPAAALFSRPYTCVVTESLDLESMQQAAQLLTGTHDFAAFSNGRTRKSTVRTVETIKINREDQLIQIQLTANSFLRHMPQLLAGTILTAGKEKKTDGTTLTLAGVESVAPACPSHAFTLTDVQLR is encoded by the coding sequence ATGACAACGATCAAACTTACCATAGAATACGACGGAAGCCGCTATCCGGGCTTTTCTACAAAGAAAAAAAGCACCAGTATCGAATCAAAGCTTACACTGGCGATCAGGGATGTAACCGGACAGTCCACACAGCTTTTTGCTGCCGTAAAGACAGAACCGGGTGTTCACGCAGCACACCAGATTGTAAGTTTTCAATTAGAAAAAGAATCTTTTTCAGACAATACAGAACTGTTAAAAATGAAATTAAACGCAGCTCTTCCGGCGGATATTGCAGTCACCTCGCTGGAAATCGCAGATGAACGTTTTGTGGCTTCTCTCGCGGTAAAAAGCTGTACCTATACCTGCCGGATTGCCACAGATCCTGCTGCAGCATTATTTTCCCGTCCGTACACCTGTGTTGTAACCGAGTCTCTTGACCTGGAATCCATGCAGCAGGCAGCGCAGCTTCTTACCGGTACGCATGACTTTGCCGCATTTTCAAACGGACGTACCAGAAAAAGTACAGTGCGCACTGTAGAAACGATCAAAATTAACCGCGAAGACCAACTGATACAGATTCAGCTGACTGCAAATAGTTTTCTCCGGCATATGCCGCAGCTTCTTGCCGGTACCATTCTCACAGCTGGAAAAGAAAAAAAGACAGACGGAACTACGCTGACTCTCGCTGGTGTAGAATCAGTAGCTCCTGCCTGTCCTTCGCATGCATTCACCCTGACGGATGTACAACTCCGTTAA
- a CDS encoding S8 family peptidase, with amino-acid sequence MKDLKRKIHYWCSDTMRNKITGKGVVCAVLDTGITQHPDLIGRIVGWKDCVQGKKTIYDDNGHGTHVAGILAGNGKSGRGLYSGMAPEAQIFAVKVLNQRGGGKIRDVINGIRYVLLKQKEMKIRIVNISIGTLPHKKDPEDELFLFWVERLWDAGLVVVTAAGNKGPKEGSVTIPGNSRKVITVGADEELGKKYSGCGPTGDCIKKPDLAVPGNRIYSCNYLYPVRSPYAYIPKTGTSMATPVVSGAAALVLQKYPDMCNLELKYRLWNSCEKGRYYDQRQGHGNLHVEKFLECQEKILDTNENLLYDSTGDK; translated from the coding sequence ATGAAAGATTTGAAACGGAAAATCCACTACTGGTGTTCGGATACAATGCGTAACAAAATCACTGGAAAGGGCGTCGTTTGTGCCGTTCTGGATACAGGGATCACACAGCACCCGGATCTTATCGGCCGCATCGTGGGATGGAAGGACTGTGTACAGGGGAAGAAAACCATATATGATGACAATGGACACGGAACCCATGTGGCAGGAATTCTTGCCGGAAATGGAAAAAGCGGAAGAGGCCTGTACAGCGGAATGGCACCGGAGGCGCAGATCTTTGCTGTCAAGGTGCTGAATCAGAGAGGTGGTGGAAAAATCCGGGATGTGATAAACGGGATCCGGTACGTGTTGTTAAAACAAAAGGAAATGAAGATCCGGATCGTCAATATTTCGATTGGAACTCTTCCTCATAAGAAGGATCCGGAAGATGAATTGTTCCTGTTCTGGGTAGAACGGCTCTGGGATGCCGGTCTGGTAGTCGTAACGGCGGCAGGAAACAAAGGGCCAAAGGAAGGGAGCGTCACGATACCGGGAAACAGCCGGAAGGTGATCACAGTTGGGGCGGATGAAGAACTGGGAAAGAAGTATTCCGGCTGTGGGCCGACCGGAGATTGTATTAAAAAACCGGATCTTGCCGTGCCGGGGAACCGGATCTATTCCTGCAATTACCTGTATCCGGTGCGGAGCCCTTATGCCTATATTCCGAAAACCGGGACTTCTATGGCAACTCCGGTAGTGTCCGGGGCAGCGGCTCTGGTTTTGCAAAAATACCCGGATATGTGTAATCTGGAACTTAAATACAGACTGTGGAATTCCTGTGAAAAGGGCAGATATTATGACCAGAGACAGGGACATGGGAACCTGCATGTAGAAAAATTTCTTGAATGTCAAGAAAAAATACTTGACACCAATGAAAATCTGTTATATGATAGCACAGGTGATAAGTGA
- the ylxM gene encoding YlxM family DNA-binding protein, whose translation MDEILKQTLLYDFYGELLTKHQKEIYEQAVLEDYSLSEIARDAGISRQGVHDMIRRCNKSLEDYEAKLHLVEKFMSVKKKVHEIDLLLENYEEQDEKELIKKVKKLSGEIIEEL comes from the coding sequence ATGGACGAGATTTTAAAGCAGACATTATTATATGATTTTTATGGTGAGCTTTTGACAAAACATCAGAAAGAGATTTATGAACAGGCAGTTCTTGAAGATTATTCGCTCAGCGAGATCGCAAGAGATGCGGGGATCAGCAGACAGGGTGTTCATGATATGATCCGGCGCTGTAACAAGAGTCTGGAGGATTATGAAGCGAAGCTGCATTTGGTGGAGAAGTTCATGTCTGTGAAAAAAAAAGTCCATGAGATCGATCTGCTTCTTGAGAATTATGAAGAGCAGGACGAAAAAGAACTGATAAAGAAAGTGAAAAAGCTTTCAGGAGAGATCATAGAGGAGTTATAA
- the ffh gene encoding signal recognition particle protein yields MAFDSLTEKLQNVFKNLRSKGRLTEDDVKAALREVKMALLEADVNFKVVKNFVKSVQERAVGQDVMSGLNPGQMVIKIVNDELVNLMGSETTEIKFQPGSQKTVIMMMGLQGAGKTTTTAKLAGKFKLKGKKPLLVACDVYRPAAIKQLQINGEKQGVEVFSMGDNQKPANIAKAALEHAEKNGNNVIILDTAGRLHIDEEMMEELQEIKNTVEVHQSILVVDAMTGQDAVNVAENFNEKIGIDGVIVTKLDGDTRGGAALSIKAVTGCPILYVGMGEKLSDLEQFYPDRMASRILGMGDVLSLIEKAGEEIDEEQARKMTEKLKKSQFDFEDYLESMKQMRKMGGLGSIMNMLPGLGGMGGLGKGKMPDIDADDAEQKMARVEAIIYSMTIKERQNPDIITPQRKRRIAAGAGVDISEVNKMMKQFEQMRKMMKSFPGMMGGKGKKGKFKMPF; encoded by the coding sequence ATGGCATTTGACAGTTTGACAGAAAAACTTCAGAACGTATTCAAGAATTTAAGAAGTAAGGGACGACTTACAGAAGATGATGTAAAAGCGGCTCTGCGTGAAGTTAAGATGGCTCTTCTGGAGGCAGATGTTAACTTCAAAGTTGTCAAAAATTTTGTAAAAAGTGTGCAGGAGCGTGCAGTCGGACAGGATGTGATGAGCGGACTGAATCCGGGACAGATGGTGATCAAGATCGTGAATGACGAGCTGGTGAATCTGATGGGCTCTGAGACAACGGAGATTAAATTCCAGCCGGGAAGCCAGAAGACGGTCATTATGATGATGGGTCTTCAGGGAGCAGGTAAAACAACGACCACAGCAAAGCTTGCAGGAAAGTTCAAGCTGAAAGGTAAGAAGCCTCTTCTGGTAGCATGTGATGTCTACAGACCTGCAGCTATTAAACAGTTGCAGATCAACGGAGAGAAGCAGGGTGTGGAAGTGTTCTCCATGGGAGATAATCAGAAGCCGGCGAATATCGCTAAAGCAGCACTGGAGCATGCTGAAAAGAATGGCAACAATGTGATTATTCTGGATACTGCAGGACGTCTTCATATTGATGAAGAGATGATGGAAGAACTGCAGGAGATTAAGAACACGGTCGAGGTTCATCAGAGTATTCTCGTTGTCGATGCAATGACTGGTCAGGACGCCGTGAATGTTGCAGAGAACTTTAATGAGAAGATTGGTATAGATGGAGTAATCGTCACAAAGCTTGACGGCGATACCAGAGGTGGTGCGGCACTTTCGATCAAGGCAGTCACCGGATGCCCGATCCTTTATGTGGGTATGGGTGAAAAATTATCAGATTTGGAGCAGTTTTATCCGGATCGTATGGCTTCCAGAATCCTTGGTATGGGGGATGTACTCAGCCTGATCGAGAAAGCCGGCGAAGAGATCGACGAAGAACAGGCACGTAAGATGACAGAAAAACTCAAAAAGTCGCAGTTTGATTTTGAGGACTATCTGGAAAGTATGAAACAGATGCGCAAGATGGGCGGTCTTGGAAGTATCATGAATATGCTTCCCGGACTTGGCGGCATGGGTGGCCTTGGCAAAGGCAAGATGCCCGATATCGATGCGGATGATGCGGAACAGAAGATGGCAAGAGTCGAAGCAATCATTTATTCCATGACGATCAAGGAACGTCAGAATCCGGACATCATCACTCCGCAGAGAAAGCGAAGAATCGCAGCAGGAGCCGGAGTTGACATTTCGGAAGTCAACAAGATGATGAAGCAGTTCGAGCAGATGCGCAAGATGATGAAGTCTTTCCCGGGAATGATGGGCGGGAAAGGTAAAAAAGGCAAGTTCAAGATGCCTTTCTAA
- the rpsP gene encoding 30S ribosomal protein S16: protein MAVKIRLRRMGQKKAPFYRIVVSDSRSPRDGKFIEEIGTYDPTQDPSVFKVDEEAAKKWLNNGAQPTEVVGKIFKAAGIEK, encoded by the coding sequence ATGGCAGTAAAAATCAGATTAAGAAGAATGGGACAGAAGAAAGCTCCTTTCTATAGAATCGTTGTTTCTGATTCTAGATCACCAAGAGACGGAAAATTCATCGAAGAAATCGGAACATACGATCCAACTCAGGATCCTAGCGTATTCAAAGTAGATGAAGAAGCAGCTAAAAAATGGTTAAACAACGGTGCTCAGCCTACAGAAGTAGTTGGAAAAATCTTTAAGGCAGCAGGTATTGAAAAATAG
- a CDS encoding KH domain-containing protein, whose protein sequence is MKNLVEVITKALVDNPEGVVVTEKQEGKTTVIEVHVADNDMGKVIGKQGRIAKAIRSVVKAAAAKEDKKVVVEIMQ, encoded by the coding sequence ATGAAAAATTTAGTAGAAGTAATTACGAAAGCACTTGTGGACAATCCTGAAGGCGTCGTGGTTACGGAAAAACAGGAAGGCAAGACTACCGTGATCGAAGTACATGTCGCAGATAATGATATGGGAAAGGTGATCGGTAAGCAAGGCCGAATTGCGAAAGCAATCCGTTCCGTTGTAAAGGCAGCCGCGGCCAAAGAAGACAAAAAAGTCGTGGTTGAAATTATGCAATAG
- the rimM gene encoding ribosome maturation factor RimM (Essential for efficient processing of 16S rRNA) translates to MQQNDYLQVGVITSTHGIKGEVKVFPTTDDPNRFRALKDVVLDTGKEQIPLEIEGVKFFKQYVILKFKGIDNINDIEKYRKMPLLVSRENAVELEEDEYYMADIIGMDVYTEDGEKFGVLEDIMETGANDVYVVSTEAHTEVLLPAIHDCILDVDTENRKMTVHLMDGLI, encoded by the coding sequence ATGCAACAAAATGATTACCTGCAAGTTGGCGTGATCACATCTACCCACGGAATCAAAGGTGAAGTCAAAGTATTTCCGACAACGGATGATCCAAACCGCTTCCGTGCTCTGAAAGATGTGGTTCTTGATACAGGAAAAGAACAGATTCCCCTTGAAATTGAAGGTGTAAAATTCTTTAAACAGTATGTGATTCTGAAGTTCAAAGGGATCGATAACATAAATGATATTGAAAAATACAGAAAGATGCCGCTTCTTGTATCTCGTGAGAATGCCGTGGAACTGGAAGAGGATGAGTATTACATGGCAGATATCATCGGCATGGATGTCTACACTGAGGACGGTGAAAAATTCGGTGTCCTGGAAGATATTATGGAAACCGGTGCGAATGATGTCTATGTGGTATCGACAGAGGCGCACACAGAGGTGCTTCTTCCGGCAATCCATGACTGTATTCTGGATGTAGATACTGAGAATAGGAAAATGACTGTTCATCTGATGGACGGACTGATTTAA
- the trmD gene encoding tRNA (guanosine(37)-N1)-methyltransferase TrmD, translating into MRFDIMTLFPEMVMNGLETSIIGRAVKNKILEIEAWNIRDYAFNKHSSVDDYPYGGGAGMLMQAEPVYQTYLAIQEKAALPEGKRPRVIYLSPQGKPFNQKMAEDFAKEDELVLLCGHYEGIDERVLEEIVTDYVSAGDYVLTGGELPAMMIVDAVSRLIPGVLHNDVSAEFESFQDNLLEYPQYSRPEIWHDRQVPPILLSGHHANVEKWRREQSVIRTAKWRPDLLEDAELTMKERELAEEIIENREKDLKNEE; encoded by the coding sequence ATGAGATTTGATATCATGACGCTTTTTCCGGAGATGGTGATGAACGGTCTGGAAACCAGTATTATCGGAAGAGCCGTGAAGAATAAAATTCTTGAGATTGAAGCCTGGAATATCCGGGACTACGCATTTAACAAGCACAGCAGTGTGGATGATTATCCGTATGGCGGCGGCGCAGGGATGCTGATGCAGGCAGAGCCGGTTTACCAGACCTATCTTGCCATTCAGGAAAAAGCAGCCCTCCCGGAAGGAAAGAGACCACGTGTGATTTATCTTTCCCCGCAGGGGAAGCCGTTTAACCAGAAGATGGCAGAAGATTTTGCGAAAGAAGACGAACTGGTGCTTTTGTGCGGACATTACGAAGGAATCGATGAACGTGTGCTGGAGGAGATCGTAACGGATTATGTGTCAGCCGGCGATTATGTACTGACAGGCGGTGAACTTCCGGCAATGATGATCGTGGATGCGGTATCCCGCCTGATTCCGGGTGTTCTGCATAATGATGTATCTGCAGAATTTGAGAGTTTTCAGGACAATCTCCTGGAATATCCGCAGTATTCCAGACCGGAGATCTGGCACGACAGGCAGGTTCCACCAATCCTTTTATCCGGTCATCATGCCAATGTAGAGAAATGGCGCAGAGAGCAGTCCGTGATCCGTACTGCAAAATGGCGTCCGGACCTTCTGGAAGACGCAGAGCTTACCATGAAAGAAAGAGAACTTGCAGAAGAGATTATAGAAAATCGAGAAAAAGACTTGAAAAATGAAGAATAA
- the rplS gene encoding 50S ribosomal protein L19 yields the protein MNEIIKNIEAAQLKENAPEFHVGDTVKVYGKIKEGNRERIQVFEGTVLKRQGGGARETFTVRKSSNGIGVEKTWPLHSPNVEKVEVVRKGKVRRAKLNYLRDRVGKRAKVKELVK from the coding sequence ATGAACGAAATTATTAAGAACATTGAAGCAGCTCAGTTAAAAGAAAATGCTCCGGAATTCCACGTAGGAGATACTGTAAAAGTTTATGGTAAGATCAAAGAAGGAAACCGTGAGAGAATTCAGGTATTCGAAGGTACTGTATTAAAGAGACAGGGCGGCGGAGCAAGAGAAACATTTACAGTAAGAAAGAGCTCTAACGGAATCGGCGTTGAGAAGACATGGCCGCTTCACTCACCAAACGTTGAAAAAGTAGAAGTTGTTCGTAAAGGTAAAGTAAGACGTGCAAAACTGAACTACTTAAGAGATCGTGTAGGTAAGAGAGCAAAAGTTAAAGAATTAGTAAAATAG
- the lepB gene encoding signal peptidase I, translating to MRHRKRKELRFDRKHRKHINLKWIPEVFGWVFQIVLVCLCAFVFVWYFGHQISNIGESMNPVIRNGDVVLVNRIVYDASTPKRGDIIVFKPKGNENLHSYIKRIIGLPGESVEIRDGEIYINNRKLNEKYETTAIADTGIASEKIVLGGDEYFVLGDNRESSEDSRMADIGNVKRSEIEGKVWFILSPKDRFGLLGK from the coding sequence ATGAGACATAGAAAAAGAAAAGAACTCAGATTTGACAGAAAGCATAGAAAACATATCAATTTGAAATGGATTCCCGAAGTATTTGGATGGGTATTCCAAATTGTGCTCGTCTGCCTGTGCGCATTTGTGTTTGTGTGGTATTTCGGGCATCAGATCAGTAATATCGGAGAGTCCATGAACCCGGTGATTCGGAATGGGGATGTGGTTTTGGTAAACCGGATCGTATATGATGCCAGTACACCGAAGCGCGGAGACATTATCGTGTTCAAACCAAAGGGGAATGAGAACCTTCATTCCTATATTAAAAGGATTATCGGACTTCCGGGCGAAAGTGTTGAGATCAGGGATGGAGAGATTTATATCAACAACAGAAAGCTGAATGAAAAGTATGAGACTACTGCAATTGCAGATACAGGTATTGCCAGTGAGAAGATCGTTCTCGGTGGAGATGAGTATTTTGTCCTTGGCGACAACCGGGAGAGCAGTGAAGACAGCCGGATGGCTGATATTGGAAATGTAAAGCGTTCCGAGATTGAAGGGAAAGTATGGTTTATCCTTTCCCCGAAAGACCGTTTCGGACTGCTTGGTAAATAG
- the ylqF gene encoding ribosome biogenesis GTPase YlqF, translating to MNFQWYPGHMTKAKRMMQENIKLIDLVIELVDARVPMSSRNPDIDELGKNKARLILLNKADLADEKQTEEWIGYFRGKGYSAVKVNSRKGGGIKSIQGVIQEACKEKTERDRKRGILNRPVRAMVVGIPNVGKSTFINALAGKACAKTGNKPGVTKGKQWIRLNKNVELLDTPGILWPKFEDQQVGLRLAFIGSIKDEIMNLEELAAELISFMQDAYPGVLAEKYTINEKQNSYSVLEAIAESRHCLVRGNELDTAKAAGMLLDDFRNGRLGRITLEFVKEYTNE from the coding sequence ATGAATTTTCAATGGTATCCGGGGCATATGACAAAGGCCAAAAGGATGATGCAGGAGAATATCAAACTGATCGATCTTGTGATCGAACTGGTTGATGCAAGAGTTCCGATGAGCAGCCGGAATCCGGACATCGATGAACTTGGAAAGAATAAAGCAAGACTGATCCTGCTCAATAAGGCAGATCTTGCAGATGAGAAGCAGACAGAAGAGTGGATCGGCTATTTCCGTGGAAAAGGATATTCGGCAGTTAAGGTTAATTCCCGTAAAGGCGGTGGGATTAAGTCTATTCAGGGAGTGATCCAGGAAGCATGTAAAGAAAAGACAGAGCGTGACCGTAAGAGAGGGATTCTGAACCGTCCGGTCCGTGCGATGGTAGTCGGAATCCCGAATGTCGGAAAGTCTACTTTTATCAATGCACTTGCCGGAAAAGCCTGTGCAAAGACCGGTAACAAACCGGGTGTGACCAAAGGAAAGCAATGGATCCGTCTAAACAAGAACGTAGAGCTTCTCGATACACCGGGAATTCTCTGGCCGAAGTTTGAGGACCAGCAGGTGGGACTGCGCCTTGCATTTATCGGGTCGATCAAGGATGAGATCATGAATCTGGAAGAGCTTGCGGCGGAGCTGATCAGCTTTATGCAGGATGCTTATCCGGGTGTTCTTGCTGAGAAATATACGATCAACGAAAAGCAGAACAGCTACAGTGTATTGGAAGCAATTGCTGAGAGCCGCCATTGTCTGGTGCGTGGAAATGAATTAGATACCGCAAAAGCAGCTGGTATGCTGCTGGATGATTTCCGAAATGGAAGACTTGGAAGGATCACACTTGAATTTGTAAAGGAGTATACAAATGAGTAA
- the lepB gene encoding signal peptidase I translates to MSKEDNKEEAPEQEQSIWRSLGGTLLYLLVIVLLTWVIVTFVGQRTKVDGHSMEPTLSDGDNLIVDKLSYRFRDPERYDIIVFPYQHAENTYYIKRIIGLPGETVQVIDGYMYINGKKLDEHYGAEVMEDPGIAAEPIKLGDDEYFVLGDNRNHSSDSRVASVGVLTRDMLIGRAWVRIYPFNKIGVIKHE, encoded by the coding sequence ATGAGTAAGGAAGACAACAAGGAAGAAGCTCCGGAGCAGGAGCAGAGTATATGGAGATCACTGGGAGGAACTCTTCTGTATCTTCTGGTCATTGTTCTGCTGACATGGGTGATCGTCACCTTTGTCGGACAGCGCACAAAAGTAGACGGTCATTCAATGGAGCCGACACTTTCAGACGGAGATAACCTGATCGTGGATAAGCTCAGCTACCGCTTCCGCGATCCGGAGAGATATGATATTATTGTATTCCCTTACCAACATGCAGAGAATACCTATTATATCAAACGTATCATCGGACTGCCCGGTGAGACTGTGCAGGTAATCGATGGATATATGTATATTAATGGCAAAAAGCTGGATGAACATTATGGTGCAGAGGTGATGGAAGATCCGGGAATTGCAGCAGAGCCGATTAAACTGGGAGATGATGAATATTTTGTCCTAGGAGATAACCGGAATCACAGCTCGGACAGTCGTGTGGCAAGTGTGGGTGTACTTACCCGTGATATGCTGATCGGGCGTGCCTGGGTAAGAATTTATCCGTTCAACAAAATCGGAGTGATAAAGCATGAGTAA